Proteins found in one Oryza glaberrima chromosome 4, OglaRS2, whole genome shotgun sequence genomic segment:
- the LOC127770768 gene encoding uncharacterized protein LOC127770768 has product MSRERMDVDVSTDSDDFDGGFDLEDMLRHIEPEVLAGRSRGLENWQALEKASKDLIYDEAKGCDKDFTVLRSVLELLRLNAKHGWSDTSFNDLMSLLRVLLPKPNFVPSNTYQAKKLICPLSLGVEKIHAYSECTNPDSDKGKRGKIPSMVMWYLPIKDRLKRLYSNPTDAELMRWHQESWKIDGMIRHPADARQWKTFDAKHPEFAKDPRNKRKYILLTILIQGPNQPGIDIDVFLEPLMEDMEELWKEGLRLWDEFKREHFNLRAIIFVTINDLPANFSLSAQIKGKTGCLIYLEKTSYKYLALSLKTVYMRHRRFLPQRHRYRKMARLFDNTVENDTAPVARGGTYVYGITKKINVVYGKGKKKTVKRKKADGDNGTASPFKKHSIFFKYLDYWKDLEIRHAIDVMHLEKNVFDSTIGTLLDIPSKTKDGLKSHNDLVDLSIRHDLHPVVLPNGKTEIPPACYSLTLEEKKAFCKYLQGKVFDPLELGPLQTFAVETMWAYERYMSILKGYVRNCAHPEGSMIEGYTTEEAVECCMDYIKDANAIGIPVHRDEGRLSRRGTVGRKQFFDNDYKKVSTAHNSVLQQLAIIEPFIERHLEEIKACFPGRSNDWVSREHKRRFPLWFKDLNLLVGDSVEELTLQRLACGPSSIVNSWQGYDINGFNLSTTTKDMKSTAQNSGIRVEAIDTSGEKRSYYGTIQEIWELNYGLNIQIPVLRCEWVKDTTGVSVDDYGLTIVDHSKTGHKDDPWVLAERVAQVFYVKDPSDDRKTEKLFISGKQQIVGINNIEDPNDYNQFDDVPLLTDLPMRIKKVERTIDEANMSYVRADGVAKVIKS; this is encoded by the exons ATGTCGCGTGAAAGAATGGATGTCGATGTTTCCACCGATAGTGATGATttcgatggtggttttgatttaGAGGATATGCTGCGCCATATTGAACCAGAGGTGCTAGCGGGCAGGTCACGAGGATTGGAGAATTGGCAGGCATTAGAGAAGGCATCGAAGGATCTTATTTACGATGAAGCGAAGGGATGTGATAAGGATTTTACAGTCTTGCGTTCAGTGCTTGAACTTCTGAGATTGAATGCTAAACATGGATGGTCGGACACAAGTTTTAATGATCTGATGAGTTTGTTGCGTGTGTTGCTTCCTAAGCCTAACTTTGTACCATCAAACACGTATCAAGCGAAGAAACTCATATGTCCTTTATCTCTTGGTGTAGAAAAGATTCATGCTT ATTCAGAGTGTACCAATCCAGATTCTGATAAGGGTAAGCGTGGAAAGATTCCTTCAATGGTGATGTGGTACCTACCAATTAAGGACCGCCTGAAGCGTCTGTACTCAAACCCGACTGATGCTGAGTTGATGAGATGGCATCAAGAGAGCTGGAAAATAGATGGTATGATTCGACATCCCGCCGACGCTCGCCAGTGGAAGACATTTGATGCAAAACACCCAGAATTTGCTAAGGATCCTAGGAAT AAACGAAAGTACATTCTTCTCACTATCCTCATACAAGGTCCAAACCAACCTGGAATCGACATAGATGTTTTCCTTGAGCCTTTGATGGAGGACATGGAGGAGCTTTGGAAAGAGGGGTTACGACTATGGGATGAGTTTAAGCGGGAGCACTTCAATCTACGTGCGATCATATTCGTTACCATCAATGACCTACCTGCAAACTTTTCATTATCTGCGCAGATTAAAGGGAAGACTGGATGTCTGATATATTTGGAGAAAACTTCGTACAAATACCTGGCGTTGTCTTTGAAGACAGTGTACATGCGACATCGACGGTTCCTACCACAAAGACATAGGTACCGTAAGATGGCTAGATTGTTCGATAATACAGTGGAGAATGACACTGCCCCAGTAGCAAGAGGTGGTACATACGTGTATGGGATAACAAAGAAGATTAATGTTGTAtatggaaagggaaagaagaagacAGTAAAGAGGAAGAAAGCTGATGGTGATAACGGTACTGCGTCGCCTTTCAAGAAGCACTcaattttcttcaaatacttagATTACTGGAAGGACCTAGAGATTCGACATGCAATTGATGTTATGCACCTCGAGAAGAACGTGTTTGATAGCACCATTGGCACATTGCTGGACATCCCGAGTAAAACGAAGGATGGATTGAAGTCACATAACGACCTTGTAGATTTGTCCATACGGCATGACCTTCACCCAGTAGTGCTGCCAAATGGGAAGACCGAGATTCCTCCTGCTTGTTACTCATTGACACTTGAAGAGAAAAAAGCCTTCTGTAAATATTTACAAGGG AAGGTATTTGATCCTCTAGAATTAGGTCCGCTTCAGACATTTGCCGTCGAGACT ATGTGGGCCTATGAGCGTTACATGTCGATCCTCAAAGGCTATGTACGCAATTGCGCTCACCCGGAAGGATCAATGATAGAGGGATACACAACTGAAGAGGCAGTCGAGTGTTGTATGGACTACATAAAGGATGCTAATGCCATTGGCATTCCTGTTCATCGAGATGAAGGTAGATTGTCTCGAAGGGGTACTGTTGGTAGGAAGCAGTTCTTCGATAATGATTACAAAAAGGTGTCCACAGCACACAACAGCGTTCTTCAACAGCTCGCTATCATTGAGCCATTCATTGAGCGACACCTAGAAGAAATCAAAGCCTGCTTCCCAGGGCGGTCCAATGATTGGGTATCAAGAGAGCACAAGCGTCGCTTTCCTCTGTGGTTCAAAGATCTAAACCTGCTAGTTGGTGATTCTGTGGAGGAACTTACTTTACAAAGACTGGCATGTGGGCCTTCAAGTATTGTCAATTCATGGCAAGGTTACGACATCAATGGATTTAACTTGAGTACGACTACGAAGGACATGAAAAGCACCGCACAAAATAGTGGGATCCGTGTCGAAGCGATTGACACGAGTGGAGAAAAGAGGTCGTATTATGGGACCATTCAAGAAATATGGGAACTGAACTATGGCCTAAACATCCAGATCCCTGTGCTCCGTTGTGAATGGGTTAAAGACACAACAGGGGTTTCCGTTGATGACTACGGGCTAACGATAGTCGATCACAGTAAAACAGGCCACAAGGATGATCCATGGGTTTTAGCAGAGCGTGTGGCtcaagtgttttatgtgaaGGACCCTTCAGATgacagaaaaacagaaaaactatTCATATCCGGAAAGCAACAGATCGTCGGCATCAACAACATCGAAGACCCCAATGATTACAACCAGTTCGACGATGTACCATTGCTTACTGATCTTCCTATGCGAATTAAGAAGGTTGAGAGAACAATCGATGAAGCGAATATGTCGTACGTTCGAGCAGATGGTGTTGCCAAGGTTATTAAGTCATAG